In Gigantopelta aegis isolate Gae_Host chromosome 6, Gae_host_genome, whole genome shotgun sequence, the following are encoded in one genomic region:
- the LOC121374751 gene encoding acid-sensing ion channel 4-A-like, with amino-acid sequence MENFCQIRTLRSSTDVWLTKSTRSLTDKDGGLDLMLFVEQYDYMRGPQTSAGALVVITDQSETEALAKEQGIGVNVGQSVSIGLQKSEVFELPHPYGSCGITELENYPDDVPYTYQKCQLNCLTSFIKRTCGCVWIMDFQNSILFKVFQTAYEPCSQ; translated from the exons ATGGAGAACTTCTGTCAGATAAGAACGTTAAGGAGTTCTACAGACGTGTGGCTCACCAAAAGCACACGCTCATTAACAG ATAAAGATGGTGGATTGGACCTGATGCTGTTTGTTGAGCAGTACGACTACATGCGGGGACCTCAGACCTCAGCCGGGGCTCTTGTCGTCATCACTGACCAAAGCGAAACCGAGGCTTTAGCAAAGGAACAGGGCATCGGGGTGAACGTCGGTCAGTCTGTGTCTATTGGTCTTCAAAAGAGTGAA GTCTTCGAACTTCCCCATCCATACGGCTCATGTGGAATTACTGAGTTGGAAAACTACCCTGATGACGTCCCTTACACCTACCAGAAATGTCAACTCAACTGTCTGACGTCATTCATCAAGAGGACGTGTGGCTGT GTCTGGATAATGgattttcaaaattccatacttTTCAAGGTTTTCCAGACTGCGTACGAACCGTGTTCACAATAG
- the LOC121374117 gene encoding uncharacterized protein LOC121374117, with translation MASLSLVQFSDSFKQSLVLSDSLVPITTVQTALKIQVWGLLNTVNASITESLADLGLMLIEYKTRWDRVLYSNKKFFDEVQHLMDFVTEHNLMTRVMREMKPKQEARKTWDRICFAMTRISIKLRQTHYFLFKLNQLTNVENMEYIVATESVHMRSYNWVKTKIVMYLEYLSETYNRYNPILFSFSSIATTQIQSLNFSTVNDSVITGRISAMSGNGSSLINDISYLVSDIRLFNEAVKERSTTLSLQYTSDMATVWQIRNEMIEAITPGFNSANLLKLEIYFKDLAVQESKKSLAYSAEGLVCDIGGSIGLCLGGSILTLVEFLEVFAIMFARRKKRKADLATTEKTPGS, from the exons ATGGCCTCGCTCTCCCTCGTCCAGTTTTCTGACTCGTTCAAACAGAGTCTCGTCTTGTCCGACAGTCTGGTCCCCATCACTACCGTCCAAACTGCACTCAAGATCCAAGTCTGGGGTCTGCTGAACACTGTGAACGCGAGTATAACAGAGAGTCTGGCAGACTTGGGTCTTATGCTGATAGAATACAAAACTCGGTGGGACAGAGTGCTGTATTCCAATAAAAAGTTTTTTGATGAAGTGCAACATTTGATGGACTTTGTTACTGAACACAACTTAATGACTCGTGTGATGAGGGAAATGAAACCGAAACAGGAAGCTCGTAAGACCTGGGACCGAATTTGTTTTGCTATGACGAGAATAAGTATCAAATTAAGACAAACCCATTACTTCCTCTTCAAACTGAATCAACTCACAAATGTTGAGAACATGGAGTACATCGTGGCCACGGAAAGTGTACACATGCGCAGCTACAACtgggtaaaaacaaaaatagtcatGTACCTTGAATATTTGAGTGAGACATACAATAGATACAATCCAATCCTTTTCAGCTTCTCGTCCATTGCTACTACCCAAATACAAAGTCTGAATTTTTCTACAGTGAATGATTCTGTGATAACTGGACGCATTTCGGCAATGTCTGGGAACGGTTCATCACTGATCAATGACATAAGCTATCTGGTCTCTGATATAAGACTATTTAATGAGGCTGTTAAAGAAAGGTCGACGACCCTAAGCCTCCAGTATACTTCCGACATGGCTACTGTTTGGCAAATAAGAAACGAAATGATCGAGGCAATCACTCCTGGTTTTAACAG TGCTAATTTGTTGAAGCTGGAAATCTACTTCAAAGATCTTGCAGTACAAGAATCAAAGAAATCGTTGGCGTATTCTGCTGAAGGACTGGTGT GTGATATTGGTGGCAGCATTGGCTTGTGTCTTGGTGGTAGTATCTTGACACTGGTTGAGTTTTTAGAAGTCTTTGCCATTATGTTTGCAAGACGAAAGAAGCGAAAAGCAG ATTTGGCAACAACAGAAAAGACACCCGGAAGTTAG